Proteins co-encoded in one Saprospira grandis genomic window:
- a CDS encoding bactofilin family protein yields MFSNKNKERAARTAAVSHNSLVRDAIVKGNVQSVIDIRVDGRIEGDLRCKAKVVLGQTAVIKGNIHCQNAIIEGKVLGNVYCQQLLDVRKSAKIQGDLETTKLAVEDGAQMNGACKMNLQHGPQSKK; encoded by the coding sequence ATGTTTAGCAATAAAAATAAAGAACGTGCTGCCCGAACGGCTGCCGTTTCTCATAACAGCCTTGTCCGAGACGCTATCGTAAAAGGAAATGTGCAATCTGTTATTGATATCCGTGTAGATGGACGCATAGAGGGTGATCTGCGCTGCAAAGCCAAGGTGGTTTTGGGCCAAACTGCTGTCATCAAAGGCAATATTCATTGCCAAAATGCCATCATTGAGGGCAAAGTCTTAGGAAATGTCTATTGTCAACAATTACTGGATGTTCGCAAATCGGCCAAAATCCAGGGCGATCTAGAAACCACTAAACTGGCCGTAGAAGATGGCGCCCAAATGAATGGCGCCTGCAAAATGAATCTGCAACATGGCCCCCAATCCAAAAAATAA
- a CDS encoding AtpZ/AtpI family protein, producing MAPNPKNKKGQAFRKNKKALEGYMKYSGMGVQMALVIAAGSFAGLYLDKYLDSKPLFVVLGSLGSVFLALYLFIRQLLAESPPEDQEEE from the coding sequence ATGGCCCCCAATCCAAAAAATAAAAAAGGCCAAGCCTTTAGAAAAAACAAAAAAGCTCTAGAGGGCTATATGAAGTACTCTGGTATGGGCGTGCAAATGGCCTTGGTCATTGCTGCTGGCTCCTTTGCTGGCCTATATCTAGATAAATACCTCGATAGCAAACCTCTATTTGTGGTGCTGGGCTCTTTAGGCTCCGTTTTTTTGGCCCTCTACCTATTTATTCGCCAACTCTTGGCCGAAAGTCCCCCAGAAGACCAGGAAGAAGAGTAA
- a CDS encoding acetyl-CoA carboxylase biotin carboxyl carrier protein subunit has product MDPKDFNWDLVQVEDQAFHILYQNRSYTARVIAADYQSKSFEIRIGQNTYCLGAKDRFDLLAERLGFEKVGAAKVNDIKAPMPGLLLDLMVEVGQEVKKDEAVLILEAMKMENVIKAPADAIIKAIKVDKGAAVEKNQVLIDLDPL; this is encoded by the coding sequence TTGGATCCCAAAGACTTCAACTGGGACCTGGTCCAAGTAGAAGATCAGGCTTTTCATATCCTCTACCAAAACCGATCTTATACCGCTAGAGTAATCGCTGCCGATTATCAAAGCAAAAGTTTTGAAATCCGTATCGGACAAAATACTTACTGCCTCGGTGCTAAAGATCGCTTCGATCTTTTGGCCGAACGCCTCGGCTTTGAAAAAGTAGGAGCCGCTAAGGTCAATGATATTAAAGCCCCTATGCCCGGCTTGCTACTCGATCTGATGGTCGAAGTTGGCCAAGAAGTGAAAAAAGATGAGGCAGTCCTCATCCTTGAAGCCATGAAAATGGAAAATGTAATTAAAGCCCCAGCTGATGCCATTATTAAAGCCATTAAGGTGGATAAAGGCGCAGCAGTAGAGAAAAATCAAGTCCTTATTGACCTTGATCCCCTATAG
- a CDS encoding L-threonylcarbamoyladenylate synthase — translation MLLEIHPDNPQARKIEQVLKVLKNGGVIIYPTDTVYGLGCDITQPRAIERICRIKGIQPKKANLSFICADLSDISNYCRPYSTSIYKLMKSALPGPFTFILEGNSSLPKLLKNRKKTLGVRVPNSPIVRDLVLGLGQPLLSSSIKNLDEEDEIREYPTDPYEIHEQYEHLVDLVIDGGIGGHQPSTVVDCTQNPPELIRQGLGKLNF, via the coding sequence ATGTTATTAGAAATTCATCCCGATAATCCTCAAGCTCGCAAAATTGAGCAGGTTTTGAAGGTCCTAAAAAATGGGGGCGTGATTATTTACCCCACCGATACTGTTTATGGTTTGGGCTGCGATATTACCCAGCCTCGGGCCATCGAACGCATTTGCCGCATCAAGGGGATTCAGCCCAAAAAGGCCAATTTATCATTTATTTGCGCCGATCTTAGCGACATTTCTAATTATTGCCGCCCTTATTCTACCAGCATTTACAAGTTGATGAAGTCGGCCCTGCCTGGCCCTTTTACCTTCATCTTAGAAGGGAATAGTAGCTTGCCCAAATTGCTCAAAAACCGCAAGAAAACCTTGGGGGTTCGGGTGCCCAATAGTCCGATTGTACGTGATTTAGTCTTGGGGCTTGGCCAGCCTTTGCTTTCTTCTTCTATCAAAAACCTAGATGAGGAAGATGAGATTAGAGAATACCCTACCGATCCCTACGAAATCCATGAACAATATGAGCATCTGGTCGATTTGGTGATTGATGGTGGTATTGGTGGCCATCAGCCTTCTACGGTAGTGGATTGTACGCAAAACCCGCCCGAGTTGATCCGCCAGGGTTTGGGCAAATTGAACTTCTAA
- a CDS encoding universal stress protein translates to MLSKNFRIREGLLALDYSSADEQCLRYLQFLQQYVRIDRLELMHVVKKSGFFEQLFAADAERMRKLFPSAEEQRQRMQALAEAHLGQTNIQLAYEVENGQPLEELLEELEEQRTDLLVLGKKPLAQGAGVLSRNLARRSPSSLLFVPPLAEQLKLGRFMVPVDFSENSALALQAACALARRLPQPPQIDCVHVYRMPDPHIYNINQTQAEFEELLLSSTKEAYENFLDSYLPKDMPRMELQLIQRGRLSTAGHLYDWAEDHRPDLIFLGAKGHTALKTLWLGSVSEKIIQLNEAFPCFIIR, encoded by the coding sequence ATGTTAAGTAAAAATTTCCGTATTCGGGAGGGCTTATTGGCCCTAGATTATTCTTCGGCAGATGAGCAATGTTTGCGTTATTTGCAATTTTTGCAGCAGTATGTGCGCATAGATCGATTAGAATTGATGCATGTGGTAAAAAAGTCGGGCTTTTTTGAGCAACTTTTTGCGGCTGATGCGGAGCGGATGCGGAAACTTTTTCCTTCTGCGGAAGAGCAGCGGCAGCGCATGCAGGCTTTGGCGGAGGCTCATTTGGGGCAGACGAATATTCAGTTGGCTTATGAGGTGGAGAATGGGCAGCCTTTGGAGGAATTGTTGGAAGAATTGGAGGAGCAGCGGACAGATTTGTTGGTTTTGGGCAAAAAGCCTTTGGCCCAGGGGGCTGGGGTTTTGAGTCGAAACTTGGCTCGTCGCTCGCCTTCCTCTTTGCTTTTTGTGCCTCCTTTGGCCGAGCAATTGAAGTTGGGCCGTTTTATGGTACCAGTAGATTTTTCTGAAAACTCGGCTTTGGCTTTGCAGGCGGCTTGTGCTTTGGCGCGACGTCTGCCGCAGCCGCCGCAAATAGACTGTGTGCATGTGTATCGCATGCCCGATCCGCATATATATAATATCAATCAAACGCAGGCGGAGTTTGAGGAGCTGCTTTTATCGAGTACCAAGGAGGCTTATGAGAATTTCTTGGACAGCTATCTGCCTAAAGACATGCCTCGGATGGAGCTGCAATTGATTCAGCGAGGACGCTTGAGTACGGCGGGGCATTTATATGATTGGGCGGAGGATCATCGGCCCGACCTCATCTTTTTGGGGGCCAAGGGGCATACTGCGCTCAAGACGCTTTGGTTGGGCAGTGTTAGCGAAAAAATTATTCAACTCAATGAAGCTTTCCCCTGTTTCATTATTAGATAA
- the infC gene encoding translation initiation factor IF-3 produces MARRINRNRGRYSRRETPGSEYRTNDNIRVPEIRLVGDNFDEISKIAGKEVESGTVIKTRIAASWANKLELDLVEISPKGKPPVCKIIDLKKFLYERKKREKELKAKQVKVVIKEIRFGPNTDDHDFEFKLKHAKSFLEDGAKVKAYVQFKGRSIVFKDRGRTLLKRFVAELAELSVTDYPPKMEDRRMHVTLSPKKSAKSK; encoded by the coding sequence TTGGCTAGAAGAATTAACAGAAACCGAGGAAGATATAGTCGGAGAGAGACACCTGGATCTGAGTACAGAACCAATGATAATATTCGCGTACCAGAAATTCGTTTGGTAGGCGACAACTTTGATGAGATCAGTAAAATCGCTGGCAAAGAAGTAGAAAGTGGTACCGTTATCAAAACGCGAATTGCTGCCTCTTGGGCCAATAAATTGGAATTGGACCTCGTAGAAATTTCGCCTAAGGGTAAACCCCCTGTTTGCAAAATTATCGACCTGAAAAAATTCCTCTACGAGCGCAAAAAACGCGAAAAGGAACTCAAAGCCAAACAGGTTAAGGTGGTCATTAAGGAAATTCGCTTTGGCCCCAACACCGATGATCACGATTTTGAGTTTAAGCTTAAGCATGCCAAGAGCTTTCTAGAAGATGGCGCCAAGGTAAAGGCTTATGTGCAGTTTAAGGGCCGTTCTATTGTCTTTAAGGACCGTGGACGTACCCTGCTCAAACGCTTTGTTGCAGAACTAGCAGAATTGAGCGTAACGGATTATCCCCCTAAAATGGAGGACCGCCGTATGCATGTTACTCTTAGCCCCAAAAAGTCGGCTAAATCAAAATAG
- a CDS encoding DUF423 domain-containing protein — protein MKKEKWILGLGAIFGALAVILGAFGAHALKAQITPDRLEIYQLGVSYQYYHALALLATGLWARLAGAPALKWAGISFAMGILLFSGSLYLLALRDVMGISGGVLAVIGPLTPVGGLFFIGGWSVLAIKAFK, from the coding sequence ATGAAAAAGGAAAAATGGATTTTGGGCCTTGGGGCCATTTTTGGTGCTTTGGCCGTTATTTTAGGCGCTTTTGGGGCGCATGCACTCAAGGCGCAAATCACGCCTGATCGACTAGAGATTTATCAGTTGGGCGTGAGCTATCAGTATTATCATGCTTTGGCCCTTTTGGCGACTGGTCTTTGGGCGCGTTTGGCTGGGGCGCCAGCATTAAAATGGGCGGGCATTAGCTTTGCCATGGGCATTTTGCTTTTTTCGGGCTCGCTTTATCTCTTGGCTTTGCGCGATGTAATGGGCATTTCGGGCGGGGTATTGGCCGTTATTGGTCCATTAACCCCTGTTGGCGGCCTCTTTTTTATTGGCGGCTGGTCGGTACTGGCCATTAAAGCGTTTAAGTAG
- a CDS encoding O-antigen ligase family protein, whose protein sequence is MQFRSFFSTVQKSLPFLACLLMFIGLIASKALIAIASVVFVLAALPYAFKAKNWKQLPQQAKLFSPAFLFLLMAATAAYSQNTAELMSRLRVMLPLFLLPISMALLPPWPKQQWRWLLGVFVLLMSLAAAGVLINYGLNYEEIQRSLTHSKGMPNPAKDHVRFSLLLSWASLLAGQLFFWRLGRWPWLWLGLGLFLFLAMHIFGARSGILAFYLGIIYLLIRWLWQSKRFLLGGLGLLASLSLPFLAYQSIPSFREKILLTQKNIRLYQEGHIGDYSDTQRILSFQIALKVWAKSPLLGVGLGDLKDEQRAIYEKEYPQQRVMAPHSQYISSLAAMGILGLLLFLIFFSWPFFIEKTAIYQLFWLLIAVSFLSENTLFITIGANLYAFFQGYLLLRQKS, encoded by the coding sequence ATGCAATTTCGTTCTTTCTTTTCTACTGTCCAAAAGAGCTTGCCTTTTTTGGCCTGTCTACTTATGTTTATTGGCCTGATTGCCTCTAAAGCCCTGATTGCCATTGCTTCGGTGGTTTTTGTTTTGGCGGCTTTGCCCTATGCCTTTAAGGCCAAAAACTGGAAGCAATTGCCTCAGCAAGCCAAGCTGTTTAGTCCCGCTTTTTTGTTTCTTCTCATGGCCGCTACAGCCGCTTATAGCCAAAATACTGCCGAGCTGATGAGCCGCCTTCGGGTGATGTTACCGCTCTTTTTGTTGCCGATTTCTATGGCCCTATTGCCGCCCTGGCCCAAGCAACAATGGCGCTGGCTTTTGGGCGTTTTTGTGCTGCTGATGAGCCTAGCCGCCGCTGGGGTACTCATCAATTACGGCCTAAATTATGAAGAAATCCAGCGCTCTCTAACGCATAGTAAGGGCATGCCCAACCCCGCCAAAGACCATGTTCGCTTTAGCCTTCTGCTTTCTTGGGCTAGCCTCTTGGCGGGCCAATTGTTCTTCTGGCGCCTCGGTCGCTGGCCCTGGCTCTGGCTCGGCCTCGGCCTCTTTCTCTTTTTGGCCATGCACATTTTTGGCGCCCGCTCGGGCATCCTCGCCTTCTACCTGGGCATCATTTATTTGCTCATCCGCTGGCTTTGGCAAAGCAAACGCTTCCTGCTTGGCGGTCTGGGCCTGCTGGCCAGCCTATCTTTGCCCTTTTTGGCCTACCAAAGCATTCCCTCTTTTCGAGAGAAAATATTGCTGACCCAAAAAAATATCCGCCTCTACCAAGAAGGCCATATTGGCGATTATTCCGATACGCAACGCATCCTCTCTTTTCAAATCGCCCTGAAAGTCTGGGCCAAATCGCCCCTTTTAGGGGTGGGCTTAGGCGACCTAAAAGATGAGCAAAGAGCCATCTATGAAAAGGAGTATCCCCAGCAAAGGGTGATGGCCCCACATAGCCAATATATTAGTAGCCTGGCCGCTATGGGCATCCTGGGTTTGCTGCTTTTTCTGATCTTCTTTTCTTGGCCCTTTTTTATCGAAAAAACAGCCATTTATCAGCTTTTCTGGCTACTTATTGCGGTCTCTTTCCTCAGCGAAAATACCCTCTTTATTACCATCGGAGCCAATTTATACGCCTTTTTTCAGGGCTATTTACTCCTCCGGCAAAAGTCCTGA
- the trmB gene encoding tRNA (guanosine(46)-N7)-methyltransferase TrmB, with product MGRNKKLQKFAELHELPNVYLNFGVNSPIIELPNGEKQDMRGQWKKQLGSDKPLVLELACGKGEYSLGLGQMYPHANFMGMDLKGNRIWTGAKKALEQGLDNVFFLRAQIDFIESFFAPEEVDEIWITFADPQAKKPRKRLTSALFLSRYRNILKKGGKIHLKTDSPLLYEFTLEQIEEQGLPLEFAHDDIYSLAEQDPNWGITTYYEQLHRGKGATIKYARFRLD from the coding sequence ATGGGACGGAATAAGAAATTACAGAAATTTGCAGAGCTACACGAGCTGCCTAATGTTTATCTAAATTTTGGCGTCAATTCGCCAATTATTGAATTGCCCAATGGCGAAAAGCAGGATATGCGCGGCCAATGGAAAAAGCAGTTGGGCAGTGATAAACCCTTGGTCCTTGAGCTAGCCTGTGGAAAAGGAGAGTATAGCCTGGGCCTTGGCCAAATGTATCCCCATGCCAACTTTATGGGGATGGACCTCAAGGGGAACCGCATCTGGACCGGCGCAAAAAAAGCCTTGGAGCAAGGCCTAGATAATGTGTTTTTTCTCCGTGCCCAAATTGATTTTATTGAGTCCTTTTTTGCCCCTGAAGAGGTAGACGAAATCTGGATTACCTTTGCCGACCCCCAAGCCAAAAAGCCTAGAAAACGCCTGACATCAGCTCTGTTTTTGTCGCGCTACCGAAATATTTTGAAAAAAGGCGGCAAAATCCACCTTAAAACTGATTCGCCCCTGCTTTATGAGTTTACTCTAGAGCAAATTGAGGAGCAAGGCCTTCCTCTAGAGTTTGCCCATGATGATATTTATAGCTTGGCCGAACAAGACCCGAATTGGGGAATTACCACCTATTACGAACAGCTGCACCGAGGCAAAGGCGCTACGATTAAGTACGCCCGTTTTAGGTTGGATTAA
- a CDS encoding substrate-binding domain-containing protein, protein MTVFQIKHFFYALVLFSLWACQPQGASSLVEQGGDSPQQLGPKLYKITGSKTLGDVLMPALLDAYLGQLQVEKLEKEHLSAGYLYRWEQAGRKARLELLPKGSQAGFSALVAGQAQMAMASKVIDDSLAKSLAAFKNEQQLLLAYDALRVLVHKEKAEIKELSKLQLGKIFRGEIRDWAEIDLRFSGPIRLYLRNEQSGSFHFVQQILGELGASHKQQENFDYLLQDLANDPNGLAFAPYDLPEGLSISSLAIAGRTAQLRDLQYLFRRPLYLYLDALALKDPFWVDFMAFCQSEEGQKIVAQSGFANLGAPL, encoded by the coding sequence ATGACTGTATTCCAAATTAAGCATTTTTTTTATGCTTTGGTCCTATTTAGCCTTTGGGCTTGCCAGCCTCAGGGGGCGAGTTCTCTAGTTGAGCAGGGCGGCGATAGCCCCCAGCAATTAGGGCCTAAATTATATAAAATTACGGGTTCAAAAACCTTAGGAGATGTTTTAATGCCAGCCTTACTAGATGCCTATTTGGGCCAACTGCAGGTAGAAAAGCTAGAGAAAGAGCATTTATCTGCGGGCTACCTTTATCGTTGGGAGCAAGCTGGAAGAAAAGCACGTTTAGAGCTATTGCCCAAGGGCTCTCAGGCGGGTTTTTCGGCCTTAGTGGCGGGGCAGGCGCAAATGGCGATGGCCTCTAAAGTCATAGACGATAGCTTGGCCAAATCCTTGGCGGCTTTTAAGAATGAGCAGCAGCTTTTATTGGCCTATGATGCCTTACGGGTATTGGTGCATAAAGAAAAGGCAGAGATCAAGGAATTGAGTAAACTGCAGTTAGGCAAAATATTTCGGGGAGAGATTCGAGACTGGGCAGAAATAGACCTGCGGTTTTCTGGTCCAATACGGCTGTATTTGCGCAATGAGCAATCGGGTTCCTTTCATTTTGTGCAGCAGATATTGGGAGAGCTGGGCGCCAGCCATAAGCAGCAAGAGAACTTTGATTACCTCTTGCAAGACTTGGCCAATGATCCCAACGGCTTGGCCTTTGCGCCCTATGATTTGCCTGAGGGCCTTAGTATTTCCTCTCTAGCGATAGCGGGGCGAACTGCGCAGTTACGAGATCTGCAATATCTTTTTAGACGGCCGCTCTACTTATACCTAGATGCCTTGGCCCTTAAAGATCCATTTTGGGTAGACTTTATGGCCTTTTGCCAATCGGAGGAAGGACAGAAAATAGTGGCGCAGTCGGGTTTTGCCAACTTGGGTGCACCTTTGTAA
- the cdd gene encoding cytidine deaminase, whose translation MGKKIEIRANYELFSKAEELPAIEAELLLRAHAACDTAYAPYSEFRVGAAALLENGEIVLGSNQENAAYPSTICAERAALFSAAAQFPGVAIRAVAIRVKTAGERVERPISPCGACRQVLFEFEWRQETPIQLLLQGDKGDIYRIASTKSLLPLLFDPSFL comes from the coding sequence ATGGGCAAAAAGATTGAGATTCGGGCCAACTATGAACTATTTTCTAAGGCGGAGGAGCTGCCTGCTATTGAGGCGGAGCTTTTGCTTAGGGCGCATGCGGCCTGTGATACGGCCTATGCACCCTATAGTGAGTTTAGAGTGGGGGCGGCGGCGCTTTTGGAGAATGGGGAGATTGTATTGGGGAGTAATCAGGAAAATGCGGCATATCCGTCTACTATTTGTGCAGAGCGGGCGGCTTTATTTTCGGCTGCGGCACAATTTCCGGGCGTGGCCATTCGGGCGGTGGCGATTCGGGTAAAAACGGCTGGGGAGCGGGTAGAGCGTCCTATATCTCCTTGTGGGGCTTGTCGGCAGGTATTATTTGAGTTTGAGTGGCGGCAAGAAACGCCCATACAATTATTATTGCAGGGGGACAAAGGCGATATTTATCGGATAGCTTCGACCAAATCGCTTTTACCACTTTTGTTTGACCCAAGTTTTTTATAA